A region of Paenibacillus thiaminolyticus DNA encodes the following proteins:
- the secG gene encoding preprotein translocase subunit SecG: MEIFLKILLVIFSIGLIGIVLLQKGKSAGLSGAISGGAEHLFGKQKARGLELFMQRATIVTAAGFMIVSMIVAYLGTK, translated from the coding sequence GTGGAAATTTTCTTGAAAATATTGCTCGTCATCTTTTCAATCGGATTAATTGGCATAGTCCTGCTGCAAAAAGGGAAAAGTGCCGGCCTGTCAGGCGCCATCTCCGGCGGTGCGGAACATCTCTTCGGAAAGCAAAAGGCGCGTGGTTTGGAGCTGTTCATGCAGCGTGCAACCATCGTAACGGCTGCAGGCTTTATGATTGTATCGATGATTGTGGCTTATTTGGGAACGAAATAA
- the rnr gene encoding ribonuclease R yields the protein MITEQQLLDFMRETAYKPMTYQELEQHFDIQDAANFKVFLAMLTRLEEEGQILRTRSDCYGVPERMNLLRGRLQAHAKGFGFLIPDETGHPDVYIHANDMKTAMHGDIVLVRITSKGTDGTRMEGAVVRVVKRAVEQIVGIFENHESYGFVIPDDKRINRDIFVAREHMHGAVTGQKVVVRIIVYPEGRAAAQGEVIEVLGHKDDPGVDILSIIRKHQLPEAFPAEVMAEAEAVPDAISEEEIVSQGRRDLRGRTIVTIDGEDAKDLDDAVHVVKLPNGHYELGVHIADVGYYVPEGSELDREAYARGCSVYLVDRVIPMLPHRLSNGICSLHPQVDRLTLSCVMEFDEKMRPVRHDIFPSVIRTVERMTYTNVRKIVEGEDPEVIARYAELEDFFLLMKELALKLRKRRMQRGAIDFDFEESKVIVDEQGKPVDIVKRERSIAEQIIEEFMLAANETVAEHFHWLRVPFLYRIHEEPNAEKLFHFMAFAANFGYVVRGKGNSVHPRSLQTLLEEIEGTREQTVISTMMLRSMKQAKYDAESTGHFGLAAEFYSHFTSPIRRYPDLVIHRVIREVIQNGGTLSEKRQEYLQTRMPDIALQSSARERVAVDAERDTEALKKAEFMLDKIGEEFDGIISSVTSFGMFVELDNTVEGLIRLSDLTDDYYHFHEQHMLLVGERTSNIFRIGDEVRIRVGRVNLEDYTIDFELVSSSPRYSDRDVREFGLDLRKRSRGGKGAERSGDAARAGAASAAGTALPGR from the coding sequence ATGATAACGGAACAACAGTTGTTGGATTTTATGCGCGAAACCGCTTATAAGCCGATGACCTATCAAGAGCTGGAGCAGCATTTCGATATTCAGGATGCTGCCAATTTCAAAGTATTTCTTGCAATGCTAACCCGACTGGAGGAAGAAGGCCAGATTCTTCGTACCCGGTCGGATTGTTATGGCGTTCCCGAGCGAATGAACCTGCTGCGCGGACGGTTGCAGGCGCATGCGAAGGGGTTTGGATTTCTGATACCGGATGAAACGGGACATCCCGATGTATACATTCATGCCAACGATATGAAGACGGCGATGCACGGCGATATCGTGCTCGTCCGCATCACCAGCAAGGGAACGGACGGAACTCGGATGGAAGGCGCGGTCGTCCGCGTCGTCAAGCGTGCGGTGGAACAGATTGTGGGCATTTTTGAAAATCATGAATCGTACGGCTTCGTTATTCCGGATGACAAGCGCATTAACCGGGATATTTTCGTCGCGCGCGAGCATATGCATGGCGCGGTTACGGGGCAGAAGGTGGTCGTCCGCATCATCGTCTATCCGGAAGGGCGTGCGGCGGCGCAGGGCGAAGTCATCGAGGTGCTCGGGCATAAGGATGATCCCGGCGTCGATATTTTGTCGATTATCCGCAAGCATCAGCTTCCGGAGGCTTTCCCGGCCGAGGTGATGGCCGAAGCGGAGGCGGTGCCGGATGCGATTAGCGAAGAGGAGATCGTCAGCCAGGGGCGCCGGGATCTGCGCGGCCGGACGATCGTGACGATCGATGGGGAGGATGCGAAGGATCTCGACGATGCGGTCCATGTGGTGAAGCTGCCGAACGGCCACTATGAGCTCGGGGTTCACATTGCCGATGTCGGCTATTATGTGCCGGAAGGCTCGGAGCTGGACCGGGAAGCGTATGCGCGCGGCTGCAGTGTGTACTTGGTGGATCGGGTCATCCCGATGCTGCCGCACCGGTTGTCGAACGGCATCTGCTCGCTTCATCCGCAAGTCGATCGGCTGACGCTGTCCTGCGTCATGGAGTTCGATGAGAAGATGAGGCCGGTCCGCCATGATATCTTCCCAAGCGTGATCCGGACGGTGGAGCGGATGACGTATACGAATGTGCGCAAAATCGTCGAAGGCGAGGATCCGGAGGTCATTGCGCGCTATGCGGAGTTGGAGGACTTCTTCCTGCTCATGAAGGAGCTGGCTCTGAAGCTGCGCAAACGGCGCATGCAGCGCGGAGCGATTGATTTCGACTTCGAGGAGTCGAAGGTAATCGTGGATGAGCAGGGCAAGCCTGTCGATATCGTGAAGCGGGAGCGCTCGATCGCGGAGCAGATTATCGAGGAATTCATGCTGGCGGCGAACGAGACGGTGGCGGAGCATTTCCATTGGCTGCGCGTGCCGTTCCTGTACCGGATTCACGAGGAGCCGAACGCGGAGAAGCTGTTCCACTTCATGGCGTTCGCGGCCAACTTCGGCTATGTCGTGCGCGGCAAGGGCAATTCGGTTCATCCGCGCTCGTTGCAGACGCTGCTGGAGGAGATTGAAGGCACGCGCGAGCAGACGGTGATCAGCACGATGATGCTGCGGTCCATGAAGCAGGCGAAGTATGATGCCGAGAGCACCGGCCACTTCGGACTGGCAGCCGAGTTCTATTCGCACTTCACATCGCCGATCCGTCGTTACCCGGATCTCGTCATTCACCGCGTCATCCGTGAGGTGATCCAGAACGGCGGGACGCTGTCCGAGAAGCGGCAGGAGTATTTGCAGACGCGCATGCCTGACATTGCGCTGCAATCGTCGGCGCGCGAGCGGGTGGCGGTGGATGCCGAACGGGATACGGAGGCGCTCAAGAAGGCCGAGTTCATGCTCGACAAAATTGGCGAGGAATTCGACGGCATCATTAGCAGCGTGACGAGCTTCGGCATGTTCGTCGAGTTGGACAACACGGTGGAAGGGCTTATCCGGCTGAGCGATCTGACGGATGATTATTACCATTTCCACGAGCAGCATATGCTGCTGGTCGGGGAGCGCACGTCGAACATTTTCCGTATTGGCGACGAGGTGCGGATCCGGGTAGGCCGGGTCAATCTGGAGGACTACACGATTGATTTTGAACTCGTGAGCAGCTCGCCGCGGTATAGCGACCGGGATGTTCGCGAGTTCGGGCTGGACCTGCGCAAGCGCAGCCGCGGGGGCAAAGGCGCCGAGCGCAGCGGCGACGCGGCGCGGGCCGGGGCGGCGAGCGCGGCGGGAACCGCGCTGCCCGGGCGATGA
- a CDS encoding cold-shock protein: protein MQTGTVKWFNAEKGFGFIEVEGGSDVFVHFSAINGDGFKSLDEGQRVQFDVVQGNRGPQAENVTKL, encoded by the coding sequence ATGCAAACAGGTACAGTAAAATGGTTTAACGCAGAAAAAGGCTTCGGCTTCATCGAAGTCGAAGGCGGCAGTGACGTATTCGTACACTTCAGCGCAATCAATGGTGACGGCTTCAAGTCCTTGGACGAAGGCCAACGCGTACAATTCGATGTGGTACAAGGCAACCGCGGACCACAAGCGGAAAACGTAACCAAGCTGTAA
- a CDS encoding cold-shock protein gives MNYRKKPVEEIPVENTAIWSCTNEDCNGWMRDNFAFDLEPTCPMCSSAMARDMKMLPLLVNTNGDSKSKKSDE, from the coding sequence ATGAATTATCGCAAGAAGCCAGTAGAGGAAATTCCAGTGGAGAACACGGCAATCTGGTCGTGCACGAATGAGGACTGCAACGGCTGGATGCGGGACAATTTTGCCTTCGATCTGGAGCCGACTTGTCCGATGTGCTCCTCTGCCATGGCACGTGATATGAAAATGCTGCCTTTGCTTGTCAATACGAACGGCGATTCCAAGTCGAAGAAATCAGACGAGTAG
- a CDS encoding MgtC/SapB family protein — MTPADISLVHVVLRMVLAVVLGGFIGLEREKRSQAAGLRTHMLVSLGSALVMLISVYGFPVLDGQGKAQVDVARIAAQVVSGVGFLGAGTIIRNGTSVKGLTTAASLWVSAAIGLACGSGFITAALLGCGLSLVALWVLNQYDIKNRVAHRLHLLEIIADEREGWLTAMTKEVEEQGMSVRSFRMHAVSAARSKSWTRWLQPEREEASDSEEPDEAEGRDEDEQDPADEEAGSGRFVRIELKVLAEDMKSIAACSELLLAKEGVRDVRLVS; from the coding sequence ATGACTCCTGCGGATATTTCTCTGGTTCATGTTGTGCTCCGTATGGTGCTGGCCGTCGTGCTGGGCGGCTTCATCGGTCTGGAGCGGGAGAAGCGAAGTCAGGCCGCCGGCCTGCGCACGCATATGCTGGTTAGTCTCGGGTCGGCGCTTGTCATGCTGATCTCAGTGTACGGATTTCCCGTTCTCGATGGGCAGGGCAAGGCGCAGGTCGATGTGGCCCGGATTGCGGCTCAGGTGGTCAGCGGTGTAGGGTTCCTCGGGGCGGGTACGATTATTCGGAACGGCACAAGCGTCAAAGGGCTAACGACGGCCGCTTCGCTGTGGGTCTCGGCTGCGATCGGGCTGGCGTGCGGTTCGGGCTTCATTACGGCCGCGCTGCTCGGCTGCGGGTTATCGCTGGTCGCCTTGTGGGTGTTGAATCAGTATGATATCAAAAACCGGGTCGCCCACCGCCTTCATCTGTTGGAGATTATCGCTGACGAACGGGAAGGCTGGCTGACCGCGATGACGAAGGAAGTCGAGGAGCAGGGCATGTCGGTGCGCAGCTTCCGCATGCATGCCGTGTCCGCTGCACGGAGCAAGAGCTGGACCCGATGGCTGCAGCCGGAGCGGGAAGAAGCAAGTGATTCTGAAGAGCCTGATGAGGCGGAAGGACGAGATGAGGATGAGCAAGACCCTGCGGATGAGGAGGCCGGTTCCGGCCGCTTTGTGCGCATCGAGCTGAAGGTATTGGCCGAGGACATGAAATCGATTGCCGCGTGCTCGGAGCTGCTTCTCGCGAAGGAAGGCGTCCGGGATGTGCGGCTTGTGTCCTAA
- a CDS encoding response regulator transcription factor produces MKLLIVEDEVNILKALKKGFTKLGYAVDTAEDGEQALALFYSNMYDLVVLDLNLPRMDGIEVLAEIRREDKTIHIIILSARGEVKDKIVGLDVGANDYLSKPFHFAELEARIRALLRRKFETTDTVIVCSDVKIDTATKKVFVKENAVNLSRKEYAILEYLMMNKGRIVSNEELIEHIWESQADTFTNAFKVHIHGLRKKLPVTLIRNLRGEGYYVE; encoded by the coding sequence ATGAAGCTTCTAATTGTGGAGGATGAGGTAAACATTTTAAAGGCTCTAAAAAAAGGATTCACGAAGCTTGGCTATGCGGTTGATACGGCGGAGGACGGAGAACAAGCGCTTGCATTGTTTTATTCGAATATGTATGATCTCGTAGTGCTTGATCTAAACTTGCCAAGGATGGATGGAATTGAAGTCCTCGCCGAAATCAGAAGAGAAGACAAAACGATTCATATCATCATTTTATCGGCGCGCGGTGAAGTGAAGGATAAAATTGTCGGGCTCGATGTAGGCGCAAACGATTATCTTTCCAAACCGTTTCATTTTGCTGAGCTTGAAGCAAGGATAAGGGCGTTGCTTCGGAGAAAATTCGAGACAACCGACACCGTTATCGTGTGCAGCGATGTAAAGATTGATACGGCCACCAAAAAAGTGTTTGTAAAAGAAAATGCGGTTAATCTGTCCAGAAAAGAATACGCCATATTGGAATATCTGATGATGAACAAAGGCCGCATCGTCAGCAATGAAGAATTAATTGAGCATATTTGGGAAAGTCAGGCTGACACTTTTACAAATGCATTTAAGGTGCATATCCACGGTCTTCGAAAAAAACTGCCTGTGACCTTGATAAGGAATCTAAGAGGAGAAGGGTATTATGTGGAATAA
- a CDS encoding sensor histidine kinase: MWNKINLRCRLTLLTALILGAVCVCLTYFSIFNAGLAFSTPSNNSPRLHFPQQVDEVKPVPSQGSDNVYFIYEKNKRKFTNISILYMCVFIVIGTGLTYLIAGKVLKPVTDLSRNIRDIDENNLTTRITANHNGDEVAKLTSSFNHLLTRLENAFESQRRFAQHAAHEFKTPLASIMANIEVLQLDKDPSKEEYKEVIEITKESTEKLIQLVSELLQLHVSVCEESMVKTDAYEMFEAIFHELDPSIKQKNIRTSNDCQCLILGIPDLLYHAFYNLVENAVKYNKDGGQIRISSDKNKIVISDTGIGIPASYIQHIFEPFYCVEPSRSRKLGGSGLGLSVVKAIIEKHDGNIHIESNIGAGTTITVEI; this comes from the coding sequence ATGTGGAATAAAATTAATTTGAGATGCAGGCTAACCCTTCTAACTGCATTAATTTTGGGGGCCGTATGCGTTTGCTTGACTTATTTCTCAATCTTTAATGCCGGACTGGCCTTTTCAACTCCCTCCAATAATTCGCCGCGACTTCACTTTCCGCAGCAAGTTGATGAAGTGAAACCGGTTCCTTCACAAGGCAGCGACAATGTCTATTTTATCTACGAGAAGAACAAACGGAAATTCACCAATATAAGCATCCTGTATATGTGTGTGTTTATCGTGATAGGTACGGGATTGACCTATCTGATCGCAGGAAAAGTGTTAAAGCCGGTAACCGATCTGAGCAGGAACATTAGAGACATTGATGAAAATAATTTAACAACCAGAATTACGGCCAACCATAATGGCGACGAAGTTGCGAAGCTTACATCATCTTTCAATCATTTGCTTACACGACTTGAAAACGCCTTTGAGAGTCAAAGGAGATTCGCTCAGCATGCGGCACATGAGTTTAAAACACCGCTTGCTTCGATTATGGCCAATATTGAGGTTTTGCAGCTTGATAAAGACCCGAGCAAGGAAGAATACAAGGAAGTTATTGAAATTACAAAGGAAAGTACCGAAAAATTGATACAGCTTGTTTCGGAATTGCTCCAGCTTCATGTCTCTGTATGTGAAGAAAGCATGGTAAAAACCGACGCCTACGAGATGTTTGAAGCGATCTTTCACGAACTAGATCCCTCAATCAAACAAAAAAACATCCGAACATCAAATGATTGCCAATGTCTGATTTTAGGCATACCGGACTTGCTGTATCATGCGTTTTATAATCTCGTGGAGAATGCAGTCAAATACAACAAAGATGGGGGACAAATTAGGATTTCTTCCGATAAAAACAAAATCGTCATATCGGATACGGGGATCGGCATACCCGCTTCCTACATTCAGCATATTTTTGAACCTTTTTATTGCGTGGAGCCTTCCCGCTCGAGAAAACTCGGTGGCAGCGGTCTGGGATTATCGGTCGTTAAGGCTATAATCGAAAAGCATGATGGAAATATTCATATTGAAAGCAACATTGGGGCCGGAACCACGATAACTGTAGAAATATAA
- a CDS encoding copper amine oxidase N-terminal domain-containing protein: protein MYILQKELGGRLMGFLSKKNVRFNTRRLFVSAVIALLLATPITAKSAYAYNASPNNEYRLSVNNMGIESDVNSMIIHNQQYIPLRAFFESLGAAVEWDQQSSSITIKNDKAVISTKINSTSFTMNDVEKELASAPFLKGNTALMPVSLISELYTADTTIDEKDKRISIVIEPEPVDATEAILHAFENYQLVALGDVHGLDQERDFIISLVTNPKFTEMVQTIIIETGNARYQDLVDRYINGADVDMEELRKVWRDLSVSGMGPTDTMSNEKLFEAVRAVNQKLPASKKLRIVLGDPPIDWNQVNTKEDLDKWLSQRDTHMAGVVEEEIYRNNAKGLVIIGSGHLSRNKPGGAGQVVPEPPQEGEQAQFFKEVPDDKSTNAPIADKKQPIQINSKSKSMLQLIDEKHPGTTYVIAVHTGFGAKNDELESKLESWAIPSIAAIKGTWIGALDSSYDSLGSVVFGPGMGGKSAIPLSGKMKEADIEGYLYLGEIHSFTITQPSPDIYKDDAYFNELNRRHLLTKGTPLDRENLLKEKSSNFLENYRTNQP from the coding sequence TTGTATATTTTGCAAAAGGAACTAGGAGGAAGGTTAATGGGCTTTCTATCGAAAAAGAATGTACGATTCAACACGAGAAGACTTTTTGTGTCTGCTGTTATTGCACTATTGCTTGCAACGCCCATAACGGCAAAATCAGCGTATGCTTACAATGCAAGCCCAAATAACGAGTATCGTTTGTCCGTAAATAACATGGGTATCGAATCTGATGTGAACTCAATGATCATCCATAATCAACAATATATACCGTTGAGAGCTTTTTTTGAGAGCTTGGGGGCAGCCGTAGAATGGGATCAACAGAGCAGCTCCATCACAATAAAAAACGATAAAGCGGTAATCAGCACGAAGATAAACAGTACGTCATTTACGATGAACGATGTTGAAAAAGAGCTTGCATCGGCGCCTTTTCTTAAAGGCAATACGGCACTAATGCCAGTAAGCCTTATATCCGAACTATATACAGCCGACACGACGATCGACGAGAAGGATAAAAGGATCTCGATCGTCATTGAGCCGGAACCTGTAGATGCGACGGAAGCGATATTACATGCTTTTGAAAACTACCAGCTTGTTGCTCTGGGAGACGTCCATGGCCTCGATCAAGAACGGGATTTCATTATATCGCTTGTAACAAATCCGAAATTCACCGAAATGGTGCAGACCATTATTATCGAAACCGGGAATGCAAGGTACCAAGACTTGGTTGATCGATATATCAATGGCGCGGATGTCGATATGGAGGAGCTTAGAAAAGTATGGCGCGATCTTTCCGTTTCTGGGATGGGCCCCACGGATACGATGTCCAATGAGAAATTGTTCGAGGCCGTAAGGGCTGTTAACCAAAAGCTGCCCGCTTCAAAAAAACTCCGTATTGTTCTTGGAGATCCGCCCATTGATTGGAACCAAGTAAACACGAAAGAGGATTTGGATAAATGGCTATCGCAGCGGGACACCCATATGGCTGGGGTCGTAGAAGAGGAAATTTATAGAAACAATGCAAAGGGACTCGTCATTATTGGCAGCGGCCACTTGAGTCGCAATAAACCGGGCGGAGCTGGACAGGTCGTCCCTGAACCTCCCCAAGAAGGCGAGCAAGCGCAATTTTTCAAAGAAGTGCCGGATGACAAGAGTACGAATGCTCCCATTGCCGACAAGAAACAACCGATCCAAATCAATTCCAAATCTAAATCCATGTTGCAGCTTATCGACGAAAAACATCCAGGCACAACGTATGTCATCGCCGTTCATACAGGATTTGGAGCTAAGAATGATGAATTGGAGTCGAAACTTGAATCATGGGCAATCCCCTCCATTGCAGCCATAAAAGGAACATGGATAGGGGCGTTGGACAGCAGCTACGACTCGTTGGGGAGTGTCGTGTTTGGACCGGGGATGGGCGGTAAATCTGCGATTCCATTATCGGGCAAGATGAAGGAAGCGGACATAGAGGGCTACTTATATCTAGGGGAGATTCATTCCTTTACAATCACCCAGCCTTCGCCTGATATTTATAAAGATGATGCGTATTTTAACGAGTTGAATCGCAGGCATCTATTGACGAAAGGAACCCCGTTAGATCGTGAAAATTTATTGAAAGAAAAATCATCGAATTTCCTTGAGAACTATCGTACGAATCAGCCTTGA
- the smpB gene encoding SsrA-binding protein SmpB — MGKKTDGKVLAQNKKASHDYFIEDTYEAGMVLTGTEIKSLRMGKANIGDAFATIRNGEVFVHNMHISPFEQGNRFNPVDPTRARKLLLHKEQISKLIGLSKQEGYTLVPLKIYVRNGYAKLLIGLGRGKKNYDKREAAAKRDAQREIQRALREKQKY; from the coding sequence ATGGGGAAAAAGACCGATGGCAAGGTATTGGCTCAAAATAAAAAGGCGTCCCATGATTATTTCATTGAGGACACCTATGAGGCCGGCATGGTGCTTACGGGAACGGAGATCAAGTCGCTGCGGATGGGCAAGGCGAACATCGGGGATGCGTTCGCTACGATTCGGAACGGCGAAGTGTTCGTGCACAACATGCACATCAGCCCGTTCGAGCAGGGCAACCGGTTCAATCCGGTGGATCCGACCCGGGCGCGCAAGCTGCTGCTTCATAAGGAGCAGATCAGCAAGCTGATCGGCTTGTCGAAGCAGGAAGGCTATACGCTGGTGCCGCTCAAGATCTACGTGCGCAACGGCTATGCGAAGCTGCTGATTGGCCTGGGACGCGGGAAGAAGAATTACGACAAGCGCGAAGCGGCCGCCAAGCGCGATGCGCAGCGCGAGATTCAGCGGGCCCTGCGGGAGAAGCAGAAGTATTAA
- a CDS encoding MarR family winged helix-turn-helix transcriptional regulator: MHNLRDMFQLMTRRFGLLNKVCCSAGGFDISPIQSHILYEIDKQHNPSMQMVAEALGTDITTFSRQIQTLIKMGLVRKEADVSDRRVYILSLTTEGGFVAGYIDQQMNAYLSEVFSHMNEFERQTVIRSIQLLNECMAKSKTCCS; this comes from the coding sequence ATGCACAACTTGCGTGATATGTTTCAACTTATGACGAGAAGATTCGGGTTACTAAATAAAGTCTGCTGTAGTGCAGGTGGATTTGATATTTCACCTATTCAGAGCCATATTTTGTATGAGATTGATAAACAGCATAATCCTTCTATGCAGATGGTTGCTGAGGCTTTGGGAACAGATATTACGACATTTAGCCGCCAAATCCAAACTTTGATTAAGATGGGGTTGGTGCGAAAAGAAGCAGACGTAAGCGATAGACGTGTATATATTTTATCTCTAACAACAGAAGGTGGCTTCGTTGCGGGATATATCGATCAACAAATGAATGCATATTTATCTGAAGTTTTCTCCCATATGAATGAATTTGAGCGTCAAACCGTGATTCGCTCCATTCAATTGTTAAATGAATGTATGGCCAAGTCTAAAACATGCTGTTCGTAA
- a CDS encoding arsenite methyltransferase, whose protein sequence is MESQQKDQVRQAVRSHYKKVVVQEQEQTSCCAPKTSSSCCGGNEVHDQASAQMGYSSDELSSVPAGANLGLGCGNPQGIASLKSGEVVLDLGSGAGFDCFLASKQVGDEGQVIGVDMTPEMVSKARKLASQGNINNTEFRLGEIEHLPIADQSVDVIISNCVINLSPDKQQVFHESYRVLKDGGRLAISDIVTTATLPEEILQNMDAYSCCISGASSAEEIQKMLIASGFTDIRIEPKDESRTFIKDWVPGSSVEDYIVSATIQADKPQTCN, encoded by the coding sequence ATGGAATCACAACAAAAGGATCAAGTTCGCCAGGCGGTACGCAGCCACTATAAAAAAGTTGTAGTTCAGGAGCAAGAACAAACAAGTTGCTGCGCTCCTAAAACAAGCAGCTCCTGTTGCGGTGGAAATGAAGTACATGACCAAGCGTCAGCTCAGATGGGTTATTCCAGTGATGAATTATCGTCTGTTCCTGCAGGAGCAAACTTAGGGCTGGGCTGTGGCAATCCTCAAGGTATCGCCTCACTGAAATCAGGTGAAGTTGTATTGGATCTTGGTAGCGGCGCTGGATTCGACTGCTTCCTGGCATCGAAGCAGGTAGGGGATGAGGGGCAAGTTATAGGCGTAGACATGACTCCAGAGATGGTGAGCAAGGCACGGAAACTGGCATCGCAAGGAAACATAAATAATACGGAATTTAGATTAGGAGAAATTGAGCATTTGCCGATTGCTGATCAAAGTGTGGATGTAATCATTTCAAACTGTGTCATCAATCTATCCCCAGATAAACAGCAAGTATTCCATGAATCGTATCGGGTGTTGAAAGACGGCGGTCGATTGGCCATATCCGACATTGTGACGACGGCCACACTGCCAGAAGAGATCCTTCAAAATATGGATGCATACTCCTGCTGTATATCAGGTGCATCTTCGGCTGAAGAGATTCAGAAGATGCTTATTGCTAGCGGCTTTACGGATATTCGCATTGAGCCAAAGGATGAATCCCGAACTTTTATCAAAGACTGGGTACCAGGATCCAGTGTAGAGGATTATATTGTGTCTGCGACCATACAAGCTGACAAACCTCAAACTTGTAACTAA
- the arsA gene encoding arsenical pump-driving ATPase: MKYAPLSIQQRFLFFTGKGGVGKTSVAAATAITLASGGRNVLLVSTDPASNLDDVLETTLGQQPTSIPAVPHLFGINIDPELAAKAYREQVVAPYRGILPDSAVAQIEEQLSGACTVEIAAFDEFTRLLADTDENRKFDHIIFDTAPTGHTLRLLQLPKAWDHHIDTSRHGASCLGPLSGLQAKKELYSHAVLELSSAERTALYLVARPDQASLDEADRASGELKELGLLNQHLIINGVLKTDGEDPYAARYASLQHEALEGMSHALRSLPHYEVYLKPMTMTGIDHLRHLLMDTETAELSVPVNNPFPIEAVGLSPLLKQWENKKSGVILTMGKGGVGKTTVAAALAVGLARMGHQVHLSTTDPAAHLTFTLGDDFTIDRVTVSRIDPKAETQAYVDGIMAENQHLSPDELELLQEDLNSPCTEEIAVFRAFARTIDQINDGFVVLDTAPTGHTLMLLDAAEAYHREANRSSGDIPEEVRLLLPRLRNGEETSVVIVTLPDATPVLEAERLQQDLLRASITPSWWVVNQSWQGIPTHDPILRQRERNETEWIQRVKLVSKEMTLVSWQEEAPRGEALLRLV, translated from the coding sequence ATGAAATACGCTCCGCTTTCCATACAACAACGATTTCTATTCTTTACAGGGAAAGGTGGCGTCGGCAAAACGTCGGTTGCGGCTGCTACCGCAATTACACTTGCAAGTGGAGGTCGTAACGTTCTCCTAGTCAGCACGGACCCTGCATCCAACTTGGATGATGTTCTGGAAACGACACTTGGTCAACAACCCACATCCATTCCGGCAGTTCCTCATTTGTTTGGAATCAATATTGACCCGGAACTAGCAGCTAAGGCTTATCGTGAGCAAGTCGTTGCCCCTTACCGTGGTATATTGCCTGACTCTGCAGTTGCACAGATCGAGGAGCAGTTATCTGGGGCCTGTACGGTTGAGATTGCAGCCTTCGATGAGTTTACGAGATTGCTTGCCGACACGGATGAGAATCGGAAGTTTGACCATATTATTTTTGACACCGCTCCAACAGGACATACGCTTCGTCTCCTTCAACTACCGAAGGCCTGGGATCATCATATAGACACAAGCCGTCACGGAGCTTCCTGCCTTGGCCCACTTTCTGGTCTCCAAGCTAAGAAGGAGCTATACTCCCACGCGGTCTTAGAACTGTCAAGCGCAGAGCGAACCGCCCTGTATCTAGTTGCTCGTCCGGATCAAGCTTCATTGGATGAAGCTGATCGTGCTTCAGGAGAGTTAAAGGAACTGGGGCTCTTGAATCAGCATCTTATTATTAATGGAGTATTGAAGACAGATGGAGAAGATCCTTATGCTGCCCGTTATGCATCTCTACAACACGAAGCCCTGGAAGGGATGTCACACGCGCTTCGATCCTTGCCTCATTATGAGGTTTACTTGAAACCAATGACCATGACAGGAATTGATCATCTTCGTCATCTACTCATGGACACTGAAACGGCTGAGCTATCAGTTCCAGTTAATAACCCTTTTCCTATAGAGGCGGTAGGGCTGTCACCTCTGTTAAAGCAATGGGAAAATAAGAAATCGGGTGTCATACTGACTATGGGGAAAGGCGGCGTGGGCAAAACAACGGTTGCCGCAGCTCTCGCTGTTGGATTAGCCCGTATGGGACACCAAGTTCATTTGTCGACTACAGACCCAGCAGCGCATCTGACATTTACCCTTGGTGATGATTTTACAATCGATCGCGTAACAGTTAGCCGCATTGATCCCAAGGCTGAAACCCAAGCTTATGTGGATGGAATCATGGCTGAAAATCAGCATCTGTCTCCTGATGAGCTTGAGCTGCTGCAGGAAGACTTGAATTCCCCATGCACAGAGGAAATCGCCGTATTCCGTGCTTTTGCCCGTACCATAGATCAGATAAACGATGGATTCGTCGTTCTGGATACAGCCCCTACAGGTCATACATTGATGCTTCTGGATGCTGCTGAAGCCTACCATCGAGAGGCCAATCGCTCAAGCGGCGATATTCCGGAGGAGGTACGTCTGTTGCTTCCCCGTTTACGGAATGGAGAGGAGACCTCCGTTGTTATCGTGACACTTCCAGATGCAACTCCCGTGCTGGAGGCAGAACGTCTGCAGCAAGATTTGTTAAGAGCGTCGATTACTCCTTCCTGGTGGGTGGTGAATCAGAGCTGGCAGGGCATTCCTACACACGATCCCATCCTTCGTCAACGGGAAAGAAATGAAACGGAATGGATCCAAAGAGTAAAATTAGTTTCTAAGGAAATGACCCTTGTGTCTTGGCAAGAGGAAGCGCCTAGAGGAGAAGCTCTCCTTCGGCTTGTATAA